One Opitutia bacterium DNA segment encodes these proteins:
- a CDS encoding DUF1475 family protein: protein MIWFLRFLFIAVIASMLAVTSWASLHQPLGEFARSATFREPWVIATLFDAYWAFITFFVWVAWKEGSLGARVLWFVSIVLLGNIAMATYMLRELFAVPANAPLVDVFAHRNDGRLALPGALAAISVGIYLLA, encoded by the coding sequence ATGATTTGGTTCCTCCGCTTTCTCTTCATCGCCGTCATCGCCTCGATGCTCGCCGTCACGAGCTGGGCCAGCCTGCATCAGCCGCTCGGCGAGTTTGCGCGCAGCGCCACGTTCCGCGAGCCGTGGGTGATAGCCACGCTCTTCGACGCCTATTGGGCGTTCATCACCTTCTTCGTCTGGGTGGCGTGGAAAGAGGGCTCACTCGGCGCCCGCGTGCTCTGGTTCGTCAGCATCGTGTTGCTCGGCAACATCGCCATGGCGACCTACATGTTGCGCGAGCTCTTCGCCGTGCCGGCGAACGCCCCGCTCGTCGACGTCTTCGCGCACCGCAACGACGGCCGCCTCGCGTTGCCCGGCGCACTCGCCGCCATCTCCGTGGGCATTTATCTTCTCGCGTGA
- a CDS encoding class I SAM-dependent methyltransferase, which produces MSSSKATTAPSLAPEISRPSSFAERAVLDAFAQMPRGQLRVELPDGTARLFGERAFVAREVAPAVSNGAVLRVRRARFFQQCLLGGDIGFAESFIDGDWDTPDLTSLIGWFILNVEHAPTLSGSKRAKNLALNLLRFANRFSHALRANTRENSRRNIAEHYDLSNDFFSLWLDDTMMYSAAKWQSTEATLREAQVAKNDALCRKLHLRPTDHVLEIGTGWGGWSLHAAQHYGCRVTTLTISQQQHDLAVKRIAAAGLSDRIEVRLQDYRDVTGQFDKIVSIEMLEAVGHEFLRDYAAACARLLKPEGLIALQFITCPDSRYDAFRRGVDFIQKHIFPGSLLLSANRLNDLFAREGGFVLHGLEDMGRDYARTLRTWRDGFHQKLDRVRALGFDDRFVRKWDYYLAYCEAAFALRNISVVQTVHTRPNNLSF; this is translated from the coding sequence ATGAGCTCGTCCAAAGCCACCACCGCTCCGTCGCTCGCCCCCGAAATTTCCCGCCCCTCTTCGTTCGCCGAACGCGCCGTGCTCGACGCCTTCGCGCAGATGCCGCGCGGCCAGCTGCGGGTCGAGCTGCCCGACGGCACCGCCCGCCTCTTCGGCGAGCGCGCCTTCGTCGCGCGCGAAGTCGCTCCCGCCGTCTCCAACGGCGCCGTGCTCCGCGTCCGCCGCGCGCGCTTCTTCCAGCAATGCCTCCTCGGCGGCGACATCGGCTTCGCCGAATCGTTCATCGACGGCGATTGGGACACACCGGACCTCACCTCGCTCATCGGCTGGTTCATCCTCAACGTCGAGCACGCGCCCACGCTCTCCGGCTCGAAACGCGCGAAGAATCTCGCGCTCAACCTGCTCCGCTTCGCCAACCGCTTCAGCCACGCGCTGCGCGCCAACACGCGCGAGAACTCGCGCCGCAACATCGCGGAGCACTACGACCTCTCCAACGACTTCTTTTCCCTCTGGCTTGACGACACGATGATGTATTCCGCCGCGAAGTGGCAGTCGACGGAAGCGACGCTCCGCGAGGCCCAAGTCGCCAAAAACGACGCGCTGTGCCGCAAGCTCCACCTTCGCCCGACCGATCACGTGCTCGAGATCGGCACCGGCTGGGGCGGCTGGAGCCTGCACGCCGCGCAACACTACGGCTGCCGCGTCACCACGCTCACGATTTCGCAGCAGCAGCACGATCTCGCCGTCAAACGCATCGCCGCCGCGGGATTGAGCGACCGCATCGAGGTGCGCCTGCAGGACTACCGCGACGTCACCGGCCAGTTCGACAAGATCGTCTCCATCGAAATGCTCGAGGCGGTCGGCCACGAATTCCTCCGCGACTACGCCGCCGCCTGCGCCCGTCTCCTCAAGCCCGAGGGCCTCATCGCACTCCAGTTCATCACCTGCCCGGATTCGCGCTACGACGCCTTCCGCCGCGGCGTCGATTTCATCCAGAAACATATTTTCCCCGGCTCGCTCCTCCTCTCGGCCAATCGCCTCAACGACCTCTTCGCCCGCGAGGGCGGCTTCGTGCTCCACGGTCTCGAGGACATGGGCCGCGACTACGCGCGCACGCTCCGCACGTGGCGCGACGGCTTCCATCAGAAACTCGATCGCGTGCGCGCGCTCGGATTCGACGACCGGTTTGTCCGCAAGTGGGATTACTACCTCGCCTACTGCGAAGCAGCCTTCGCCCTCCGCAACATCTCCGTCGTCCAAACCGTCCACACCCGCCCGAACAATTTGAGTTTCTGA
- a CDS encoding DUF1365 domain-containing protein codes for MNSCLYECRVMHHRLTPKPHRFDYRLFYFAVDLDELESLHARLRLFSVGRANLYSLRESDFFPTHEPLHNLDAGGRAGPLGPPRSTSSTRPAAAPGLNLKQRVLAWLADRGIDLAGGRVVLVTLPRVAGYLFNPVSFYFCFDRTGAPLTAIAEVTNTFREMKPFHVSERAGETTFHLRAPKNFYVSPFSDVDVEFDFTLRTPGERLSVQIDDYIAGERSLISMLHGPRADLTDARLAWFTLKYPLLTLRVITLIHWHALILWLKRIPWFAKAARAADQRDLYRPHASVASAKS; via the coding sequence GTGAATTCCTGTCTCTACGAATGCCGCGTGATGCACCACCGCCTCACGCCGAAGCCTCACCGCTTCGACTACCGGCTATTCTACTTCGCCGTCGACCTCGACGAGCTGGAGTCGCTGCACGCCCGCCTCCGCCTCTTTTCCGTCGGCCGCGCCAACCTCTACAGCCTCCGCGAGTCCGATTTCTTTCCGACACACGAACCCCTCCACAACCTCGACGCTGGCGGTAGGGCGGGACCATTGGGCCCGCCGCGATCCACGTCATCGACGCGCCCAGCCGCCGCGCCCGGCCTCAACCTAAAACAACGCGTCCTCGCCTGGCTCGCCGACCGGGGCATCGACCTCGCTGGCGGCCGCGTCGTCCTCGTGACGCTTCCCCGCGTCGCCGGCTATCTCTTCAATCCCGTTTCGTTCTACTTCTGCTTCGACCGCACCGGCGCGCCGCTCACCGCCATCGCCGAAGTGACTAACACCTTTCGCGAGATGAAGCCGTTCCACGTCAGCGAACGCGCCGGCGAAACGACCTTTCATCTCCGCGCGCCGAAGAATTTCTACGTCTCGCCCTTCTCCGACGTCGACGTGGAGTTCGATTTCACGCTGCGCACGCCCGGCGAACGCCTCTCCGTCCAGATCGACGACTACATCGCTGGCGAACGCTCGCTCATCAGCATGTTGCACGGCCCGCGCGCCGACCTTACCGACGCGCGCCTCGCTTGGTTCACGTTGAAATATCCGCTCCTCACGCTGCGCGTCATCACCCTCATTCACTGGCACGCCTTGATTCTTTGGCTGAAGCGCATCCCTTGGTTCGCGAAAGCCGCCCGCGCCGCCGATCAGCGCGACCTCTACCGTCCCCACGCCTCTGTCGCCTCCGCCAAGTCATGA
- a CDS encoding FAD-dependent oxidoreductase, with protein MARPTLAIVGTGISGLGCAHFLHRDFDVTLFEQNRYTGGHTNTVTVPERGTGRPLPIDTGFMVFNYETYPQLTRLFAQLDVPVKKTDMSFSVRHEDTGLEFCGSSLNHLFCQRRNLLRPSFYRMLLQIDRFNREALDALDHPEWADVTLADYVRRRGYGADFLNLYVIPMSSAVWSTPPAKMLQFPARTLLRFFHNHGFLGLHTQHQWWTVDGGAQQYVTRLTTPWRDRIRHDARVIAVRRTPDGALLTTEDRRTERFDKVILAAHGHESLALLADATPDETRLLSEFQYQPNVATLHTDDAVMPRTKMAWSAWNYSIARDPHGVAEPMTIYWMNRLQGVSERENYFVSINGADRIDPKKTLRTIAYEHPLFTLGAIRAQREIPTLNSRALGATETFFCGAWTRYGFHEDGLLSAVNLAQLLLGRDPWSSDGSTAAAELATA; from the coding sequence ATGGCTCGCCCCACTCTCGCAATCGTCGGCACCGGCATCTCCGGCCTCGGTTGCGCGCATTTCCTCCATCGCGACTTCGACGTCACGCTCTTCGAGCAGAACCGCTACACGGGCGGCCACACCAACACCGTCACCGTGCCCGAGCGCGGCACAGGACGTCCGCTCCCGATCGACACCGGCTTCATGGTCTTCAACTACGAGACCTACCCGCAGCTCACGCGGCTCTTCGCGCAGCTCGACGTGCCCGTGAAGAAAACCGACATGTCCTTCAGCGTGCGCCACGAGGACACCGGCCTCGAGTTCTGCGGCTCGTCGCTCAACCACCTCTTCTGCCAGCGCCGCAATCTCCTGCGCCCGTCGTTCTACCGCATGCTGCTGCAGATCGACCGCTTCAACCGCGAGGCGCTCGACGCCCTCGACCACCCCGAGTGGGCCGACGTCACCCTCGCCGACTACGTGCGCCGCCGCGGCTACGGCGCCGACTTCCTCAATCTCTACGTCATTCCCATGAGCAGCGCCGTGTGGTCCACGCCGCCGGCGAAGATGCTCCAGTTCCCCGCGCGCACACTGCTCCGCTTTTTCCACAACCACGGCTTCCTCGGCCTGCACACGCAACACCAGTGGTGGACCGTCGACGGCGGCGCGCAACAATACGTCACGCGCCTCACCACACCCTGGCGGGACCGCATCCGTCACGACGCACGCGTCATCGCCGTGCGCCGCACTCCCGACGGCGCGCTCCTCACCACCGAGGACCGCCGCACCGAGCGCTTCGACAAAGTCATCCTCGCCGCGCACGGCCACGAATCCCTCGCGCTCCTCGCCGACGCCACGCCCGACGAGACGCGCCTGCTCTCCGAGTTCCAATACCAGCCCAATGTCGCCACGCTCCACACCGACGACGCCGTCATGCCACGCACCAAGATGGCCTGGTCCGCTTGGAACTACTCCATCGCCCGCGACCCGCACGGCGTCGCCGAGCCGATGACCATCTATTGGATGAACCGCCTCCAAGGCGTCTCCGAGCGCGAGAACTATTTCGTCTCCATCAACGGAGCCGATCGCATCGATCCGAAAAAGACCCTCCGCACGATCGCCTACGAGCACCCGCTGTTCACGCTCGGCGCCATCCGCGCGCAACGCGAGATTCCCACGCTCAACTCGCGCGCCCTCGGCGCCACGGAGACGTTCTTCTGCGGCGCGTGGACGCGCTACGGTTTCCACGAAGACGGCCTGCTCTCCGCCGTGAACCTCGCCCAACTCCTCCTCGGCCGCGACCCATGGAGCAGCGACGGCTCCACCGCCGCCGCTGAACTCGCCACCGCCTGA